In the Acropora muricata isolate sample 2 chromosome 1, ASM3666990v1, whole genome shotgun sequence genome, one interval contains:
- the LOC136925075 gene encoding adenosine receptor A3-like — MMNISEHGHFSNFGQLHWVIDRTPFFVFIFSFNIFLVITATLGNTLILITLYKLSSIRPPTKFLLRCLAMSDFCVGVNVQPLFATLLLEIGRGKWHILFLTNTTLTYTLCGFSLTTATAISVDRLLALSLGLRYRHTVTLRRVRCLVVCLLLAVIVIGFIYSLYSKDLAKSAGFVAIGTSLFPSVFSHVKIFLKLRQHQAQVGQHVGHEQANGGEIPLNIERYKKIVSTIAWVQLALVFCYFPLFIFFILRRISCDHTFLVPFGRLSRQNLSQTATASSPGSTTHVAHEQVNGGEIPMNIERYKKIVCTIAWVQLPLVLCYFPSFIFFVLGMATNSHGKGSISYVCASTVVYFNSTLNPILFCWKIREVRQAVKTTVKQIRCFSSESRLPFRDVGNGVDNTSTLAHDLNLLRNMYLPLILQGRAGYQVIDNQRGA; from the exons ATGATGAACATTTCTGAACACGGACACTTCTCAAATTTTGGTCAACTTCACTGGGTGATTGATCGAACACCattctttgtattcattttttctttcaacatttttcttgttATCACCGCAACACTCGGTAACACCCTGATCCTTATTACACTTTACAAATTGTCGTCAATTCGTCctccaacaaaatttttgctccgctgcctggctatgagcgatttttgtgttggcgttaATGTTCAGCCGCTTTTTGCCACTCTTTTGTTGGAAATTGGAAGGGGGAAATGGCATATTCTTTTCTTAACTAACACTACTTTGACCTACACCTTGTGTGGATTTTCTCTTACGACCGCTACTGCCATTAGTGTGGACAGGCTTCTCGCGCTGTCACTGGGATTGCGGtacagacacacagtaactttaagacgagttcgttgccttgttGTCTGCCTCTTGCTAGCTGTAATTGTAATTGGTTTTATATACTCATTGTATTCCAAGGACTTAGCCAAGAGCGCAGGATTTGTTGCTATCGGAACCTCCTTGTTTCCTTCAGTCTTCTCTCACGTcaaaatctttctcaaactgcgacagcatcaagcccaagtAGGACAACATGTTGGCCATGAACAAGCAAACGGCGGAGAAATTCCACTAAACATTGAACGATACAAAAAGATTGTTTCAACCATAGCCTGGGTGCAGTTAGCATTGGTGTTTTGCTATTTCCCactattcatttttttcatacTG CGCAGGATTTCTTGTGATCATACCTTCCTTGTTCCTTTCGGTCGTCTCTCACGTcaaaatctttctcaaactgcaaCAGCATCAAGCCCAGGTTCGACGACACATGTTGCTCATGAACAAGTAAACGGCGGAGAAATTCCAATGAACATTGAGCGATACAAAAAGATTGTTTGCACCATAGCCTGGGTGCAGTTACCACTGGTCTTGTGCTATTTTccgtcattcattttttttgtacTGGGAATGGCAACTAATTCGCACGGGAAAGGATCAATTTCTTACGTATGTGCATCAACAGTcgtctatttcaattccaccctaaacccgatccttttttgttggaaaatacgtgaagtcagaCAAGCGGTAAAGACCACAGTGAAACAGATTCGTTGTTTCTCAAGTGAATCTCGCCTCCCTTTCCGTGATGTGGGGAACGGAGTTGACAATACCTCGACGCTAGCCCACGACCTCAATCTACTCAGGAACATGTATTTACCACTTATTCTACAAGGGCGAGCTGGATATCAAGTCatagataaccaacgaggcgcgtag
- the LOC136917801 gene encoding uncharacterized protein, with amino-acid sequence MVVRVNFKRLMTIFNVIIVCPVSTCNLVVEAMTTSGAAKTQQGFIVYLGRKRETRTKDLLMTEVVNSFVVGHWAVARKMVDRHVSRHTTNVVSVESEVADKQPKEVYEHLLSTFSNEGDLILDIASGNGNGLLAGLNMKRPSVYIDQWTEENAQWHLLENIKEQSQFNCDSP; translated from the exons ATGGTTGTTCGCGTGAATTTTAAGCGGCTGATGACCATATTCAATGTCATCATAGTATGCCCTGTCAGTACATGTAACCTTGTTGTGGAAGCTATGACAACATCTGGAGCTGCCAAGACACAGCAAGGTTTTATCGTTTACTTGGGCAGGAAAAGAGAGACAAGGACAAAAG ACCTTCTCATGACTGAGGTAGTCAACTCATTTGTTGTGGGGCATTGGGCAGTGGCTAGAAAAATGGTGGACAGACATGTGTCCAGACACACAACAAATGTGGTTTCAGTGGAGAGTGAAGTAGCAGACAAACAGCCAAAGGAAGTTTATGAGCATCTTCTATCGACGTTTTCTAACGAAGGGGATCTCATCCTTGACATTGCCAGtggaaatg GAAACGGATTGCTCGCTGGATTGAATATGAAAAGGCCATCTGTTTACATTGATCAGTGGACAGAAGAAAATGCCCAGTGGCATCTTCTAGAGAATATTAAAGAACAATCACAGTTCAATTGTGACTCACCGTAA